The Temnothorax longispinosus isolate EJ_2023e chromosome 12, Tlon_JGU_v1, whole genome shotgun sequence genome includes a window with the following:
- the LOC139822884 gene encoding ribosomal RNA processing protein 36 homolog, producing MNDEEESLLTEDKDREQVREELKHMSFEDLQKLKEKLGTKVYNETIFGKKNKKKTEKIEFKRENKNRPREISAKKPVPRYKELTRVKKVVSRDPRFDSLCGTFDEKAFRHSYAFINKLRENDLKTLQKELKETTDLKAIKKIKYLIQRLENQVREVKKRKEKAEKKRQEKEELLESVKRGEKPIFKKKSEKKVLDLVSQYEELKNTGKLKKHIQRLRKKNKHKDRTKLKADRTE from the exons ATGAATGATGAGGAAGAGTCCCTACTTACAGAAGATAAAGATCGT GAACAAGTACGAGAGGAATTAAAACATATGAGTTTTGAGgatttacagaaattaaaagagaaattaggTACCAAGGTATACAATGAGACGATAtttggaaagaaaaataagaaaaaaactgagaaAATAGAGTTTAAACGGGAAAATAAGAATAGGCCACGAGAGATTTCTGCTAAAAAGCCAGTTCCCAGATATAAAGAGTTAACTCGAGTAAAAAAAGTTGTATCTCGGGATCCTAGATTTGATAGTTTATGTGGTACGTTTGATGAGAAGGCCTTCAGACATTCTTATGCATTTATTAACAAGTTACGGGAAAACGACCTCAAAACTTTACaaaaagaattgaaagaaACGACAGATCTGAAAGCTATAAagaaaatcaaatatctcATTCAGAGGCTTGAAAATCAGGTAAGGGAGgtaaagaaaaggaaagagaaagcaGAAAAGAAGCGGCAAGAAAAGGAAGAGCTACTAGAATCTGTTAAACGAGGAGAGAAGCCCATCttcaagaaaaaat CTGAAAAGAAAGTCTTGGATTTAGTCTCACAGTAtgaagaattgaaaaatacagGTAAACTGAAGAAGCATATTCAGAGACTgcgaaaaaagaataaacataAAGACAGAACAAAATTGAAAGCAGACAGAACGGAGTga
- the LOC139822883 gene encoding probable lysine-specific demethylase 4B, translated as MASNSRGIPRIQVFRPTYEEFKDFTKYVEYMESQGAHKAGLAKVIPPSEWVPRKDYEKEDLDHLVIPAPICQVVTGKQGLYQQINIQKKSMTVQEYSKLANSDRYATPRHFDYENLERKYWKNITYVAPIYGADVSGSLTDPDVKVWNINHLGTILDYVNKDYGISIDGVTTAYLYFGMWKTTFAWHTEDMDLYSINYLHFGAPKTWYAIPPEHGRRLERLANGFFPTNYQSCQSFLRHKMSLISPQILRQYSIPCNKITQEAGEIMITFPYGYHAGFNHGFNCAESTNFATPRWVEYGKRATQCTCSKDMVKISMDTFVKRFQPDRYELWLRGEDIGPHPEDPRQTAAPMPSQMDLL; from the exons aTGGCTAGTAATTCAAGAGGAATACCCCGTATACAGGTCTTTAGACCGACATACGAGGAGTTTAAAGATTTCACGAAATATGTGGAATATATGGAGAGTCAGGGTGCCCATAAGGCCGGTTTGGCAAAGGTGATACCGCCATCCGAATGGGTCCCGCGGAAGGACTACGAGAAGGAGGATTTGGACCATCTCGTCATTCCAGCGCCAATCTGCCAAGTTGTTACTGGAAAACAGGGACTttatcaacaaattaatatccaAAAGAAATCGATGACTGTACAGGAATATAGTAAATTAGCCAATTCCGATCGTTACGCTACTCCACGTCATTTCGATTATGAGAATCTGGAGAGGAAATACTGGAAGAACATAACGTATGTCGCGCCGATATATGGCGCAGATGTGTCCGGTTCCTTAACGGATCCGGACGTGAAAGTGTGGAATATCAATCATCTAGGAACAATTCTGGATTATGTCAACAAGGATTACGGTATATCGATCGATGGCGTCACTACGGCTTACCTGTACTTTGGAATGTGGAAAACTACGTTCGCCTGGCATACGGAGGATATGGATCTTTAttccataaattatttacattttggtGCACCGAAAACGTGGTACGCTATACCTCCAGAACACGGACGTAGGCTGGAAAGACTGGCCAACGGCTTCTTCCCAACTAACTATCAGAGTTGCCAATCGTTCTTACGCCACAAAATGTCTCTGATATCTCCCCAAATACTAAGGCAATACTCTATCCCATGTAACaaa ATAACGCAAGAAGCTGGAGAAATAATGATCACATTTCCATATGGCTACCATGCTGGTTTTAACCATGGATTCAATTGTGCGGAATCCACCAATTTTGCGACACCTAGATGGGTAGAATATGGAAAGAGAGCTACGCAATGTACCTGCAGTAAAGACATGGTCAAAATATCTATGGACACCTTCGTGAAACGTTTTCAACCAGATAG GTATGAATTGTGGCTGAGAGGCGAGGATATTGGTCCCCATCCTGAGGATCCTAGGCAGACTGCCGCACCAATGCCGTCACAAATGGATCTGTTGTAG